A stretch of the Eretmochelys imbricata isolate rEreImb1 chromosome 15, rEreImb1.hap1, whole genome shotgun sequence genome encodes the following:
- the KDM2B gene encoding lysine-specific demethylase 2B isoform X6, translating to MAMSVSADEEDYESEQDQNRTVGRPKGKLGTASAVKLAANRTTAGARRRRTRCRKCEACLRTECGECHFCKDMKKFGGPGRMKQSCIMRQCIAPVLPHTAVCLVCGEAGKEDTVEEEEGKFNLMLMECSICNEIIHPGCLKVKESDGVVNDELPNCWECPKCNHAGKTGKQKRGPGFKYASNLPGSLLKEQKMNRDNKEVTDVAKRKGECEETPRRKSDEHSKKTPVDSILRRKSDDAHMRRKRKFEKPQEPAMRKRLKLGKEEKLFRKKRRSWKATDDRPAMAKPLRRFKQEPEEDLPEAPPKSKESDQSRSSSPTAGPSTESAEPRDKKKIKMRRKRRLPNKELSKELSKELNQEIQKTENSLANENHQPIKSEPESENEEPKRALCNSERLHRFSKGLNGTPRELRHQLVPSLRSTPRVITRPPPSLSPPKCIQMERHVIRPPPISPPPDSLPLDDGAAHVMQREVWMAVFSYLSHSDLCICMRVCKTWNRWCCDKRLWTKIDLNHCKSITPLMLSGIIRRQPVTLDLSWTNISKKQLSWLINRLPGLRDLLLSGCSWIAVSALCSSSCPLLRTLDVQWVEGLKDAQMRDLLSPPTDNRPGQIDNRSKLRNVVELRLAGLDITDASLRLIIRHMPLLSKLNLSYCNHVSDQSINLLTAVGTTTRDSLTEINLSDCNKVTDQCLSYFKRCGNICQIDLRYCKQVTKEGCEQFIAEMSVSVQFGQVEEKLLQKLS from the exons ATGGCCATGTCTGTGAGTGCAGACGAGGAAGATTATGAATCGGAACAGGATCAG AACAGAACAGTTGGACGACCCAAAGGGAAACTGGGCACTGCCTCTGCAGTGAAGCTAGCTGCTAATCGGACGACTGCAGGAGCGCGCCGGAGAAGGACGCGATGCCGCAAGTGCGAGGCTTGTCTACGTACAGAGTGCGGCGAGTGTCACTTCTGCAAAGACATGAAGAAGTTTGGTGGGCCTGGAAGGATGAAGCAGTCCTGCATTATGAGGCAGTGCATCGCA CCAGTGCTGCCTCACACCGCTGTGTGTCTAGTGTGCGGagaagctgggaaggaggacactgtggaagaggaggagggcaaGTTTAATCTCATGCTAATGGAATGTTCCATTTGTAATGAAATAATACACCCAGGATGCCTTAAG GTGAAGGAATCAGATGGTGTGGTTAACGATGAACTACCGAACTGCTGGGAATGTCCAAAGTGCAACCATGCAGGGAAAACTGGGAAA CAAAAGCGTGGACCAGGATTCAAATATGCGTCGAATCTCCCAGGCTCACTGCTTAAGGAACAGAAGATGAACAGAGATAATAAGGAAGTAACAGATGTAGCAAAACGGAAAGGGGAATGTGAAGAAACCCCCAGGCGGAAATCTGATGAACATTCCAAAAAAACCCCTGTTGATTCTATTTTGAGGAGAAAGTCAGATGATGCGCATATGCGAAGGAAAAGAAAATTTGAGAAACCCCAAGAACCTGCTATGAGAAAACGG CTAAAACTTGGTAAAGAAGAGAAACTCTTCAGGAAAAAG AGGCGATCATGGAAGGCTACAGATGACCGACCTGCCATGGCCAAACCCCTGCGGCGTTTTAAACAGGAACCTGAGGAGGATCTGCCAGAAGCACCTCCAAAATCCAAGGAGAGTGACCAGTCGCGGTCGAGCTCTCCCACTGCGGGCCCCAGCACCGAAAGTGCTGAGCCCAGGGACAAGAAGAAGATAAAGATGAGGCGGAAAAGGCGGCTTCCAAATAAAGAACTGAGCAAAGAGCTCAGCAAGGAGCTCAATCAGGAGATCCAAAAAACCGAGAACAGCCTTGCCAACGAGAACCACCAACCCATCAAATCTGAGCCAGAGAGCGAGAATGAGGAGCCCAAACGTGCTCTGTGCAATAGTGAGAGACTCCACAGGTTCAGCAAAGGGTTAAATGGGACTCCCAGGGAGCTGAGGCACCAGCTTGTGCCAAGCCTGCGAAGCACACCTAGGGTGATTACTCGGCCACCACCTTCACTCTCTCCTCCCAAATGCATTCAGATGGAACGCCATGTAATCAGGCCACCCCCCATCAGCCCTCCTCCGGACTCACTCCCCCTAGATGATGGGGCAGCCCATGTGATGCAAAGGGAAGTCTGGATGGCTGTCTTTAGCTACCTCAGTCATAGCGACTTGTGCATCTGTATGAGAGTTTGTAAGACCTGGAACAGATG GTGCTGTGATAAAAGATTGTGGACCAAAATAGATCTAAACCATTGTAAATCCATCACTCCACTTATGCTCAGTGGCATTATCAGGAGACAGCCTGTAACCCTTGATCTTAGCTGGACAAACATATCTAAAAAACAGCTGAGCTGGCTCATCAACAGACTCCCAG GTCTACGAGACCTGCTGTTATCAGGGTGTTCATGGATAGCTGTCTCAGCACTCTGTAGTTCCAGTTGTCCTTTACTCCGAACCCTGGATGTTCAGTGGGTGGAAGGATTAAAAGATGCACAAATGAGAGACCTCTTGTCACCACCAACAGATAACAGGCCAG GTCAAATTGACAACCGAAGTAAACTACGGAACGTAGTTGAGCTGCGTTTGGCTGGTCTGGATATTACAGATGCTTCTTTGCGATTGATCATTAGGCACATGCCTCTGCTTTCCAAGCTCAATCTTAGTTACTGTAACCATGTGTCCGATCAGTCTATTAACCTGCTGACTGCAGTAGGAACCACCACGCGTGATTCCTTAACTGAAATTAACTTATCAG ATTGCAATAAGGTTACTGACCAGTGCCTGTCCTACTTTAAACGTTGTGGAAACATATGTCAAATTGACTTGAGGTACTGCAAGCAAGTGACAAAGGAAGGCTGTGAGCAGTTCATAGCAGAGATGTCTGTGAGTGTTCAGTTTGGTCAGGTGGAAGAGAAACTTCTTCAAAAACTGAGTTAG